The proteins below are encoded in one region of Hordeum vulgare subsp. vulgare chromosome 3H, MorexV3_pseudomolecules_assembly, whole genome shotgun sequence:
- the LOC123444342 gene encoding protein Mpv17, giving the protein MKAIGSGGEWWWNLPSLRRNNESRRRGRRNQDARGRRRGPPREPLSSSSSDSAGQSRGWPLDFPFQQAVTAACLTLTGDTIAQVHRRIVDRRSRGPEPDSKAIIPDLLMNHDWLRGLRIASYGFLLYGPGSYAWYQFLDRCMPQPTLATLSAKVLLNQIVLGPCVISVIFAWNNLWLGKLSELPSKYQNDALPTLLDGFKFWIPVSIVNFGMIPLPARVAFMSSCSIFWNFYLSTTMNK; this is encoded by the exons ATGAAAGCCATTGgaagcggcggcgagtggtggtgGAACCTCCCGTCTCTTCGCCGCAACAACGAATCGCGGCGACGCGGTCGCCGCAACCAAGACGCTCGCGGCCGCCGCCGCGGCCCCCCGCGGGAGCcgctctcgtcgtcgtcgtcggactCCGCCGGCCAAAGCCGTGGCTGGCCCCTCGACTTCCCGTTCCAGCAGGCCGTGACCGCCGCCTGTCTCACCCTCACCGGCGACACGATTGCGCAGGTCCACCGCCGCATCGTCGACCGCCGAAGCCGCGGTCCCGAACCCGACAGCAAG GCTATTATACCGGATCTATTGATGAACCATGATTGGCTCCGTGGGCTTCGTATAGCATCTTACGGATTTCTTCTCTACGGTCCTGGCTCATATGCATGGTATCAGTTTCTCGACAGATGTATGCCCCAGCCGACACTTGCGACTCTGTCCGCTAAG GTCCTACTGAACCAGATTGTTCTTGGTCCATGTGTTATCTCTGTAATTTTTGCCTGGAATAACTTGTGGTTAGGAAAATTGTCGGAATTGCCATCTAAGTATCAGAATGACGCCCTCCCCACTCTTCTCGATG GGTTCAAATTTTGGATCCCAGTATCGATTGTAAACTTTGG GATGATTCCTTTGCCTGCTCGTGTTGCCTTCATGTCCTCTTGTTCCATCTTTTGGAACTTCTATTTGTCGACCACAATGAACAAATGA